One part of the Prunus persica cultivar Lovell chromosome G5, Prunus_persica_NCBIv2, whole genome shotgun sequence genome encodes these proteins:
- the LOC18777602 gene encoding uncharacterized protein LOC18777602: MGNRRFAQVSTSDDEDDVAPQNQQLEEENGSSKKRKHMKLREGEEEESEEEEKHKSKKRKGKKGKNVRDESASESEDNEEEPQLEDAKPIGEVVRLSGKGRGRRQHYEAFEYDGNRYDLEDAVLLIPEDRKQKPYVAIIKDISKTRDGSMMVLGQWFYRPEEAEKKAGGNWQSRDTRELFYSFHRDEVPAESVMHRCVVHFVPLNKQLPSRKQHPGFIVQKVYDTQGKKLWKLTDRDYEEDKQHEIDLLVQKTIGRLGDLPDIETADTTFNQDEQFKTKRSLIKKNISPLDVSRVEEAITKPGQNQKAETPGSRTNSSEYHSILVKFMALTGDTHRDRWLEKLLENIRHACNSADITNGDEKRKSGSDDIAHASDCKSPEVGNGSHNLKSGKSFHWPDDAVRAVTSLEKASHESLSSDSTKYNQKLRQLWFNIQRNSFLARRLLNQELEPLTIVNMSPDELKEGLTAEERAKKEPDDWERMQMTDARCSRCSEFRVGVRDIIQAGHGARYQLECIACGHSWYAARDAVSMLTIDAPSSNKNVGTAPLATAKFEDVEKKLVSPRESDKAAAKDTLKKTTEAFMPVLDAQRSFSKSRKEENSESTKKAE; this comes from the exons ATGGGGAACAGAAGGTTCGCGCAGGTCTCGACCAGCGACGACGAAGACGACGTCGCACCGCAAAACCAGCAGTTGGAGGAGGAGAACGGGTCGtcgaagaagaggaagcatATGAAGCTTcgagagggagaagaagaagagtcagaagaggaagagaagcacAAGAGTAAGAAGAGGAAgggaaagaaagggaaaaatgTTAGGGACGAATCGGCGTCGGAGAGCGAAGACAACGAGGAAGAGCCACAGCTAGAGGACGCGAAGCCGATTGGCGAGGTCGTTAGGCTTTCAGGGAAGGGGAGGGGTCGCAGGCAACACTACGAGGCGTTTGAGTATGACGGCAACCGATACGACCTG GAGGATGCGGTTCTTCTAATTCCCGAGGATAGAAAACAAAAGCCTTATGTGGCAATTATTAAG GATATAAGTAAGACCAGAGATGGGAGCATGATGGTATTAGGACAGTGGTTTTATCGACCTGAAGAGGCAGAGAAAAAAGCTGGTGGAAACTGGCAGTCACGTGACACAAGGGAGTTGTTCTATAGTTTCCATCGTGATGAGGTTCCAGCAGAATCTGTAATGCATAGATGTGTGGTGCATTTTGTTCCTTTAAATAAGCAGCTACCAAGTCGTAAACAGCATCCTGGCTTCATTGTGCAAAAGGTGTATGACACCCAAGGGAAAAAACTTTGGAAGCTGACAGATAGGGATTATGAGGAAGATAAGCAGCATGAGATTGACTTACTAGTTCAGAAAACTATTGGAAGATTGGGAGATCTTCCTGATATAGAGACTGCAGATACCACCTTTAATCAGGATGAGCAGTTCAAGACTAAAAGAAGTTTGATAAAAAAGAACATATCACCCCTTGATGTTTCTAGGGTGGAAGAAGCAATAACTAAGCCTGGTCAAAATCAAAAAGCTGAAACTCCTGGAAGCAGGACTAATTCCTCAGAATATCATTCCATTTTAGTCAAGTTCATGGCACTAACTGGAGACACACATCGTGATAGATGGTTGGAGAAACTTCTTGAAAATATTAGGCATGCATGCAATTCTGCTGACATCACGAACGGAGATGAAAAGAGGAAATCTGGTTCTGATGATATTGCCCATGCAAGTGACTGTAAGTCCCCAGAAGTTGGAAATGGATCTCATAATCTCAAG AGTGGCAAGTCTTTTCACTGGCCAGATGATGCTGTTCGTGCAGTTACTTCTCTGGAAAAGGCCTCTCATGAgtctctctcctcagattcCACGAAGTATAACCAAAAGTTGCGGCAACTGTGGTTCAATATCCAG AGAAATTCATTCCTAGCCCGCCGGCTGCTAAATCAAGAGTTGGAACCTTTAACAATAGTGAACATGTCACCTGATGAGCTAAAG GAGGGTTTAACGGCTGAGgagagagcaaagaaggagccTGATGACTGGGAGCGTATGCAG ATGACGGATGCTCGTTGCTCAAGATGCTCTGAGTTCAGGGTGGGAGTTAGGGACATCATTCAAGCAGGACATGGTGCTCGTTATCAG CTGGAGTGTATTGCCTGTGGCCATTCGTGGTATGCCGCTCGGGATGCAGTTTCGATGCTCACAATTGATGCACCTAGTTCTAACAAGAACGTGGGTACAGCTCCATTAGCCACTGCCAAATTTGAAGATGTTGAGAAGAAGCTGGTGAGTCCTCGTGAATCTGACAAGGCAGCAGCCAAGGACACTTTGAAAAAAACAACAGAAGCATTTATGCCAGTCTTGGATGCGCAAAGATCATTTAGTAAGTctagaaaggaagaaaattcaGAATCAACAAAGAAAGCTGAGTAG
- the LOC18776996 gene encoding uncharacterized protein LOC18776996 isoform X1 encodes MAGCNKRHKNDQPSIKYRWYPVGQASSGLADFVHEKYPPFVSDKINKQRSRKPEPKSPAILSNAMLISAVGQIWDCASRPLGFFQPKAHSNHNDSGCQKEVVLADLGREGNDVAPISAKSKYLTVDLMQPSLDFLQVSEKMSVFEPYSGSYCHSSLWRFLHGGGNVSQESWKGKGLASLEVSYQLGSIYGWMSDTISSGLKCPVKVTEIENRTGQYCILEDTNNIAGGSISGDTVNIAGGSISGDSSSPVDNLTTNAYNLSLYENEKLEMNTRTSLTSDYFLRAVGSEVDGSISRTPCSNLYTDYHIDLLASCKDQFEESHHKIDDHEQLESKKKQSEIFIIQDECKTEIGALACEKPHYALAKQEHAFAGALSGIVVSVCLHPVDTIKTVVQSCRAEQKSLCYIGKSIVSDRGLTGLYRGIATNIASSAPISAVYTFTYESVKGALLPLFPKEYYSFAHCMAGGCASIATSFIFTPSERIKQQMQVGSHYNNCWNALVGIVRNGGLPSLYAGWGAVLCRNVPHSIVKFYTYESLKQFMLSPNEASVHPTTLQTLVCGGLAGSTAALLTTPFDVVKTRLQTQIPGSMSQYNSVIHALQEIGKNEGLKGLYRGLTPRLVMYMSQGALFFASYEFFKSLFSLDTPQTDAPRIQYQQKTEGNPVLPSSLPAMSSPASSELRGLHS; translated from the exons ATGGCTGGGTGCAATAAACGGCATAAGAATGATCAGCCTTCGATCAAATACAGGTGGTACCCAGTTGGTCAGGCATCCTCTGGGCTTGCTGATTTTGTTCACGAAAAATATCCCCCCTTCGTTTCTGATAAAATTAATAAGCAACGCAGTAGAAAACCGGAGCCCAAGTCTCCTGCGATATTGAGCAATGCTATGCTCATCTCGGCAGTTGGCCAGATATGGGATTGTGCAAGTCGTCCTCTTGgattttttcaacccaagGCACACTCAAACCACAATGACAGTGGCTGTCAGAAGGAGGTTGTCTTGGCTGATCTGGGTAGGGAGGGAAATGACGTAGCACCTATTTCAGCCAAGAGTAAGTACTTAACTGTTGATTTAATGCAACCGAGTTTAGATTTTCTGCAGGTAAGCGAAAAGATGTCTGTGTTTGAACCTTATAGTGGAAGTTATTGTCATTCATCGTTATGGAGGTTTTTGCACGGGGGTGGGAATGTTTCTCAAGAATCATGGAAGGGAAAGGGGCTTGCAAGTTTAGAAGTCTCATACCAATTGGGAAGTATATATGGATGGATGAGTGATACAATTTCTTCTGGATTAAAATGCCCAGTCAAAGTTACTGAGATTGAGAACAGAACTGGTCAATACTGCATTCTGGAAGATACAAATAACATTGCAGGGGGGTCAATTTCAGGAGATACAGTTAACATTGCAGGGGGATCCATTTCAGGAGATTCAAGTAGTCCTGTAGATAACTTGACCACAAATGCTTACAACTTATCGTTATATGAGAATGAAAAATTGGAGATGAATACAAGAACTTCTCTGACTTCAGATTATTTCCTGAGGGCTGTAGGTAGTGAGGTAGATGGTAGTATTTCAAGGACCCCATGTTCTAATCTATACACAGATTATCATATAGACTTGTTAGCTTCCTGTAAAGATCAGTTTGAAGAATCTCATCATAAGATAGATGATCATGAACAACTTGAgagcaaaaagaaacaatctGAAATCTTTATCATCCAGGATGAGTGCAAGACAGAGATCGGTGCATTAGCATGTGAAAAGCCTCATTATGCTCTTGCTAAGCAAGAACATGCCTTTGCAGGTGCATTGTCTGGAATAGTTGTTAGCGTTTGTCTTCATCCTGTTGATACAATTAAGACTGTTGTTCAATCTTGTCGAGCTGAGCAGAAGTCTTTATGCTACATTGGAAAATCAATTGTGTCTGATAGAG GTTTAACTGGACTTTATCGTGGTATTGCTACAAATATTGCATCTTCAGCTCCAATTTCTGCAGTTTATACTTTTACATATGAATCAGTTAAGGGAGCCTtgcttcctctttttcctAAG GAGTATTACTCTTTTGCCCATTGCATGGCAGGCGGTTGTGCAAGCATTGCTACTTCCTTTATTTTTACTCCTAGTGAGCGTATAAAGCAGCAGATGCAAGTTGGTTCCCACTATAACAACTGCTG gaatgCATTGGTTGGAATCGTTCGGAACGGAGGTTTGCCTTCATTGTATGCTGGGTGGGGAGCTGTACTCTGCAGGAATGTTCCACACTCAATTGTCAAG TTCTATACATATGAAAGCTTGAAGCAATTTATGTTGTCCCCGAATGAAGCTAGTGTTCATCCCACCACATTACAAACA CTAGTTTGTGGTGGATTAGCTGGATCTACTGCTGCTTTATTAACAACTCCTTTTGATGTTGTCAAGACGAGATTGCAGACGCAG ATTCCAGGGTCTATGAGCCAGTATAATAGTGTGATTCATGCCCTTCAGGAAATAGGAAAGAATGAAGGTCTGAAAGGCCTCTACAG GGGATTGACTCCAAGATTGGTTATGTATATGTCTCAAGGAGCGCTCTTCTTTGCATCATATGAATTTTTCAAGAGCTTGTTCTCTTTGGACACGCCACAAACTGATGCTCCAAGAATACAATACCAACAAAAGACGGAAGGCAATCCCGTATTGCCATCATCACTCCCGGCAATGTCTTCACCTGCATCATCCGAATTGCGTGGTCTACATTCATGA
- the LOC18776996 gene encoding S-adenosylmethionine mitochondrial carrier protein isoform X2, with amino-acid sequence MAGCNKRHKNDQPSIKYRWYPVGQASSGLADFVHEKYPPFVSDKINKQRSRKPEPKSPAILSNAMLISAVGQIWDCASRPLGFFQPKAHSNHNDSGCQKEVVLADLGREGNDVAPISAKSALSGIVVSVCLHPVDTIKTVVQSCRAEQKSLCYIGKSIVSDRGLTGLYRGIATNIASSAPISAVYTFTYESVKGALLPLFPKEYYSFAHCMAGGCASIATSFIFTPSERIKQQMQVGSHYNNCWNALVGIVRNGGLPSLYAGWGAVLCRNVPHSIVKFYTYESLKQFMLSPNEASVHPTTLQTLVCGGLAGSTAALLTTPFDVVKTRLQTQIPGSMSQYNSVIHALQEIGKNEGLKGLYRGLTPRLVMYMSQGALFFASYEFFKSLFSLDTPQTDAPRIQYQQKTEGNPVLPSSLPAMSSPASSELRGLHS; translated from the exons ATGGCTGGGTGCAATAAACGGCATAAGAATGATCAGCCTTCGATCAAATACAGGTGGTACCCAGTTGGTCAGGCATCCTCTGGGCTTGCTGATTTTGTTCACGAAAAATATCCCCCCTTCGTTTCTGATAAAATTAATAAGCAACGCAGTAGAAAACCGGAGCCCAAGTCTCCTGCGATATTGAGCAATGCTATGCTCATCTCGGCAGTTGGCCAGATATGGGATTGTGCAAGTCGTCCTCTTGgattttttcaacccaagGCACACTCAAACCACAATGACAGTGGCTGTCAGAAGGAGGTTGTCTTGGCTGATCTGGGTAGGGAGGGAAATGACGTAGCACCTATTTCAGCCAAGA GTGCATTGTCTGGAATAGTTGTTAGCGTTTGTCTTCATCCTGTTGATACAATTAAGACTGTTGTTCAATCTTGTCGAGCTGAGCAGAAGTCTTTATGCTACATTGGAAAATCAATTGTGTCTGATAGAG GTTTAACTGGACTTTATCGTGGTATTGCTACAAATATTGCATCTTCAGCTCCAATTTCTGCAGTTTATACTTTTACATATGAATCAGTTAAGGGAGCCTtgcttcctctttttcctAAG GAGTATTACTCTTTTGCCCATTGCATGGCAGGCGGTTGTGCAAGCATTGCTACTTCCTTTATTTTTACTCCTAGTGAGCGTATAAAGCAGCAGATGCAAGTTGGTTCCCACTATAACAACTGCTG gaatgCATTGGTTGGAATCGTTCGGAACGGAGGTTTGCCTTCATTGTATGCTGGGTGGGGAGCTGTACTCTGCAGGAATGTTCCACACTCAATTGTCAAG TTCTATACATATGAAAGCTTGAAGCAATTTATGTTGTCCCCGAATGAAGCTAGTGTTCATCCCACCACATTACAAACA CTAGTTTGTGGTGGATTAGCTGGATCTACTGCTGCTTTATTAACAACTCCTTTTGATGTTGTCAAGACGAGATTGCAGACGCAG ATTCCAGGGTCTATGAGCCAGTATAATAGTGTGATTCATGCCCTTCAGGAAATAGGAAAGAATGAAGGTCTGAAAGGCCTCTACAG GGGATTGACTCCAAGATTGGTTATGTATATGTCTCAAGGAGCGCTCTTCTTTGCATCATATGAATTTTTCAAGAGCTTGTTCTCTTTGGACACGCCACAAACTGATGCTCCAAGAATACAATACCAACAAAAGACGGAAGGCAATCCCGTATTGCCATCATCACTCCCGGCAATGTCTTCACCTGCATCATCCGAATTGCGTGGTCTACATTCATGA
- the LOC18776114 gene encoding uncharacterized protein LOC18776114: MGRRGGAKRTGNTAYGSNNTISLREELTGKKQTKGPAVNAKSALKLEHLQRLAVWAGGEASVPSLGAFFAHTLASAQEALGVPPDPSLFTCQRCETILQPGLNCTVRIEKNRSKKRRKSKKPTSFSQNNVVYTCHFCSHRNLKRGTPHGHMKVICPTKTKTTSKLKPAKSISQKSVSSKKSIVAEDEVRKANEIAASEIIQANEIASSEITREIQANEIASSEIAREIQGNETASEIENETASSEIAREIQVNETASSEIAREFQENETASLEIARENCIVETWADEDEVTIVNEMASSAMAGEIPMVDSPETPKVRTGPTLLLGGKRRKRNKSVSKKPAEPENSPNPTDAENTGSMSNKRRRKKWTSLKEIAESSEHKNIRNISDLTIPFFV, translated from the exons atgGGCAGGAGAGGAGGAGCCAAGAGAACGGGAAATACAGCATACGGGTCTAACAACACCATATCATTGAGAGAAGAATTGACAGGCAAGAAGCAAACCAAGGGACCCGCCGTCAACGCCAAGTCTGCACTGAAGCTCGAGCACTTGCAGAGACTCGCTGTATGGGCTGGTGGGGAAGCTTCTGTTCCTTCTCTGGGTGCCTTCTTCGCGCACACGTTGGCCTCTGCTCAGGAGGCTCTGGGCGTACCTCCTGACCCATCTCTGTTTACTTGCCAGAG ATGTGAAACAATTCTTCAGCCTGGCTTGAACTGCACTGTTCGAATTGAGAAAAATAGATCAAAGAAACGACGAAAAAGTAAGAAACCAACTAGTTTCTCTCAAAACAATGTAGTGTATACATGCCACTTTTGTTCACATCGGAATTTGAAGAGAGGGACTCCACATGGACATATGAAAGTGATATGCCCCACCAAGACCAAAACGACTTCAAAACTGAAACCTGCTAAATCCATTTCCCAGAAGTCTGTCAGTTCAAAGAAGAGCATTGTAGCTGAAGATGAGGTTAGGAAAGCAAATGAGATAGCTGCATCAGAAATAATTCAAGCGAATGAGATAGCTTCATCAGAAATAACAAGAGAGATTCAAGCAAATGAGATAGCTTCATCAGAAATAGCAAGAGAGATTCAAGGGAATGAGACAGCTTCAGAAATAGAGAATGAGACAGCTTCATCAGAAATAGCAAGAGAGATTCAAGTGAATGAGACAGCTTCATCAGAAATAGCAAGGGAATTTCAAGAGAATGAGACAGCTTCATTAGAAATAGCAAGAGAGAATTGTATTGTGGAAACTTGGGCAGATGAAGATGAGGTTACTATAGTGAATGAGATGGCTTCTTCAGCAATGGCCGGGGAGATTCCAATGGTGGACAGTCCTGAAACTCCAAAGGTGAGGACTGGACCTACTTTGTTACTTGGAGGGAAGAGGAGAAAGCGAAACAAATCGGTGTCCAAGAAACCAGCTGAACCTGAAAACAGTCCTAACCCGACAGATGCAGAAAACACTGGCAGCATGTCAAACAAACGGAGGAGAAAGAAGTGGACTAGTTTGAAGGAAATCGCTGAAAGCAGTGAGCACAAGAACATCCGAAACATTAGTGATTTGACAATCCCTTTCTTTGTCTAA
- the LOC18775694 gene encoding B3 domain-containing protein At4g02870, which yields MKREAKAFPYDKPKAVLFHKSVKSPQRPTHITMNITRNTMPHKLLDSLQGQDPKTYCIFHSLFQVSRMEEEKPSTELTLAATSSAPQSQCPPEDIVWTTLTLGLPSSTSEKREAVDQNPAPSMKKGPWEIKKRLTTSDLGNRCKLLARSLEKHVMPCLDEEFGQRVSSREGARVIVYDCDTNSNHQLILKYYKSSDSYVFGRKWGKFVRRRDLNMGDEIGLSWDVLNSRFLFSVLQRANQQPASSSSNSRTKHK from the coding sequence ATGAAACGGGAAGCAAAAGCTTTTCCTTATGATAAACCCAAAGCTGTACTCTTCCACAAGTCAGTGAAGTCACCTCAACGTCCTACCCATATCACCATGAATATCACCAGAAACACTATGCCTCATAAGCTTTTGGATTCTCTCCAAGGCCAAGATCCAAAAACCTACTGCATTTTCCACTCTCTCTTTCAAGTTTCCAGAATGGAAGAAGAGAAACCCTCAACAGAGCTAACCCTAGCCGCTACTTCCAGTGCACCTCAGTCTCAGTGCCCACCGGAAGATATAGTTTGGACAACTTTGACTTTGGGGCTTCCATCTTCAACCTCCGAGAAGAGAGAAGCAGTGGATCAAAACCCTGCTCCTTCCATGAAAAAGGGCCCTTGGGAGATCAAGAAGAGGTTGACCACAAGCGACCTTGGAAACCGGTGCAAGCTTTTGGCCAGAAGTTTGGAGAAACATGTTATGCCCTGCTTGGATGAGGAGTTTGGACAAAGGGTTTCGAGCAGAGAGGGTGCAAGGGTTATAGTTTACGATTGCGATACAAATTCCAACCATCAACTGATTCTCAAGTATTACAAGAGCTCCGACAGTTATGTTTTCGGTAGAAAGTGGGGGAAGTTTGTGAGGAGAAGAGACTTGAACATGGGTGACGAAATTGGGCTCAGCTGGGATGTTCTCAACTCCAGGTTCTTGTTTTCGGTTCTTCAACGGGCAAACCAACAACCTGCTAGCTCTTCATCGAATTCAAGAACGAAGcataaatga
- the LOC18777685 gene encoding uncharacterized protein LOC18777685 — MGLEMDFDRNRRVGLSPNTVLPIHRRHSFVEKRSTKGKSKRKDLLSIKEDFVEISFHRYRSSSGKSVPSRPVEQEVNSDLKRGSIYQSSKEVRKIKKMGSVDGRRKNEIPRSSDTAFSYRIVDSMCSSDEESSQNRSSLISSKSDLNTPSGGRPRVEPCSSDSLIDICLDPDNREKHSAEALGEYSVDLKLRSDPVAGPLNYGNELLERDQVHTLHKSFSAKVEMLHSPSPLESARSSRVSSKVRFSPIRRMFDPFMKSKSLRSPSYAVEPGRAKTTETENMTRNLTYQKSLLPVFSNTAQNPDCDPQFIKRDNHQSLVACSPVHLHGHLKLQNKHGMPFFEFSLKCSEDVFVARTWKADNAINWVYTFHSIGSRKKSNASGWGLYGSDRESSMVGQMQVSCYLCSELKDGVFDNSMVTEFVLYDVSHARQTARQTFAARENSKCTVDDVKTPKGSNPGTVGETLKLDESGPTKVKLEQKHASDKSDFDSSALASANLHPNLEIAAIVMQVPFEKRESLKYKREDKTSDKAHENLLNLSMVEQKKDAPDSRGPGNVKVVIPAGNHGMPSDESKGPSSLLDRWRLGGGCDCGGWDMSCPLIVLSNPHTQCSDNQLLVENQQPLELLVQGSKEKTPALTMTMVEEGQYTVDFHAQLSTLQAFSICVAILHGTETSAMAGQERNKQFSQCNSLKVLIEEEVKYLIEAVTAGEKKEVAKRVKKIQPSFVLNPPFSPIARV, encoded by the exons ATGGGACTAGAGATGGACTTTGATCGAAATCGCAGAGTGGGTCTGAGTCCTAACACTGTTCTCCCAATTCATCGGCGTCATTCCTTTGTTGAAAAGAGGAGCACAAAAGGAAAATCGAAAAGGAAAGATTTATTGAGCATAAAGGAGGATTTTGTTGAAATCAGCTTTCATCGCTACCGTAGCTCCTCTGGTAAAAGTGTTCCATCTAGACCTGTTGAGCAGGAAGTTAACTCAGACCTTAAACGAGGTTCTATATATCAAAGCTCCAAAGAGGTgaggaaaattaagaaaatgggCAGTGTTGATGGAAGGAGAAAGAATGAAATACCTCGAAGTAGTGATACTGCTTTCTCATACCGAATTGTTGATTCGATGTGTAGTTCAGATGAGGAAAGCTCACAGAATAGGTCTTCACTAATATCTTCGAAATCAGACTTGAATACACCATCTGGTGGTCGGCCTCGTGTTGAACCGTGTTCATCAGATAGCTTGATTGATATTTGTCTGGATCCAGATAACAGGGAAAAGCACTCTGCTGAAGCTTTAGGAGAATATTCAGTGGATCTGAAACTAAGAAGTGACCCTGTTGCTGGACCTCTAAACTACGGTAATGAACTTCTTGAAAGAGACCAAGTTCACACATTGCACAAGTCATTTTCTGCTAAGGTGGAAATGCTTCATTCTCCTTCACCATTAGAGAGTGCTCGGTCATCGAGGGTCAGCTCAAAGGTCAGGTTCAGCCCTATCAGAAGGATGTTCGATCCTTTCATGAAGTCCAAGTCTTTGCGAAGTCCAAGTTATGCAGTGGAACCTGGCAGAGCTAAAACTACTGAGACAGAAAACATGACAAGAAACTTGACATATCAGAAGTCTTTGTTGCCAGTCTTTTCAAATACAGCACAGAATCCAGACTGTGATCCTCAGTTTATCAAACGAGATAACCACCAATCTCTTGTTGCATGTTCACCAGTTCACCTACATGGCCATCTCAAGTTACAAAATAAACACGGAATGCCATTTTTTGAGTTCTCATTGAAGTGCTCCGAAGATGTCTTTGTGGCCAGGACGTGGAAAGCAGATAATGCTATTAATTGGGTGTATACTTTTCACTCCATTGGAAGTAGAAAGAAGAGCAATGCCAGTGGTTGGGGATTGTATGGTAGTGACAGAGAATCTTCAATGGTGGGACAGATGCAAGTTTCCTGTTATCTATGTTCGGAACTAAAAGATGGAGTTTTCGACAATTCCATGGTGACAGAGTTCGTGTTGTATGATGTATCTCATGCAAGGCAAACTGCAAGGCAAACTTTTGCAGCACGAGAAAACTCTAAATGTACCGTTGATGATGTTAAAACTCCAAAAGGTTCTAATCCGGGCACAGTGGGGGAAACTTTGAAGTTGGATGAGTCTGGTCCTACTAAAGTCAAACTTGAACAAAAACATGCTTCTGACAAGAGTGATTTTGATTCTTCAGCCTTGGCGTCTGCCAATTTGCATCCAAACCTTGAAATTGCAGCCATTGTTATGCAAGTCCCctttgaaaagagagaaagcttGAAATACAAGAGAGAGGATAAGACAAGTGATAAAGCCCATGAAAACCTACTTAATCTCTCTATGGTCGAACAGAAGAAGGATGCCCCTGATAGCCGAGGTCCAGGAAATGTGAAGGTGGTAATTCCAGCCGGAAACCATGGTATGCCGAGTGATGAAAGCAAAGGACCTTCGTCATTACTAGATCGATGGAGGCTGGGTGGAGGCTGCGACTGTGGTGGCTGGGACATGTCCTGTCCACTTATTGTCTTAAGCAATCCCCACACTCAATGTTCTGATAATCAACTGTTGGTGGAGAATCAACAGCCTTTGGAACTTTTGGTTCAG GGATCAAAGGAGAAAACACCAGCATTGACCATGACAATGGTCGAAGAGGGACAGTATACAGTTGATTTTCATGCACAGTTATCCACATTACAAGCATTTTCTATTTGTGTTGCTATTCTACATGGTACAGAAACATCTGCAATGGCGGGGCAGGAGAGAAACAAACAGTTTTCACAGTGCAATTCATTGAAAGTGCTAATTGAGGAAGAAGTAAAATACTTAATTGAAGCAGTCACAGCAGGGGAGAAGAAGGAAGTAGCTAAGAGGGTAAAGAAAATCCAACCATCTTTTGTGCTCAACCCACCCTTCTCTCCAATTGCACGAGTATAG